TATATTATATTAATATCACTTGAAATATCTTAAATATTCTAAAAATGGGTAAATGTTGAGCCTTTATATTACTATGTATAGATATCATTTTACAATATTTTTAAATTCGTGTTTAGCCATATCTGTATCTCTTACCGATCTATTCAGTTGCCGATGTTCAAATTTCTTGCTAGTACGTCCTCTATATAGCGTTCTATTCCCTTTTATAAAATTTTAGTATAATATAGAATAAATGGATATATTTCAAATGATTATTTTATTTGGGGGAAAAGATAATGAGTGAACTTGTTAAATTCGAAGTAAAAAAATTGCCAAGGATAAAACTAGTGGGAAAAGAACTACGGTATAATATGGAAGCACATATGAAAGGTGATAATCGAATGCCCGCGTTTTGGGATAAATGTTTCGCTAATGAAATTTTTTTACTACTTGAAAAGCAAACCGAATTCGTTTATGACAGTGCATATGTAGGTGTTATATAATGCCCCCCAATGTCAAGACAAACATTTTTAAATTTTAGTTAGGTCTCCTTTCGATGGGTGTATAGTGTTTGTTAGAGCTTGTCAAGGTCTTAAAAATGTTGTTTAATTGACAAGTTTGGATACCAACGTCTATTCTTGGTAGCTTTATAAAGGCTCCTGCCTTACAGCGAGAATAGATATCTGCCTAAGCTTAGGCAGTTTTTTCTGCTAGGGTTCTATAATAAACTTCTCCTGGTGTCCTATACTCTAAGGTCTGATGTGGACGGTAAATGTTGTAATAAGCTATATACTCCTGAATAATGTTACGTAATTGCTTAGGCGTGGAATATTCCTCAAGATATAGCTTCTCCCATTTCAGACTGCGCCAGAAGCGTTCAATACAGATATTATCAAGGGCTTGACCTTTTCCATCCATTGATACTTTTATGTTGTTCTCTTTCAAAAGATTTATATAATCTTCACAGGTAAACTGGGATCCTTGATCACTGTTAATAATTTCGGGTTTCCCATGTGCTGTGATAGTCCTTTTCACCAGATTGAGGACAAGACTTTTATCCATGGTATTGGATAATTCATAACCGACGATATATTTGGAATGCCAATCGATGATAGCTGCTAAATACATATGACCTTTGGGCATCCGACAATAGGTAATATCCACTGACCATACCTGATTAGGCCTATCAATTGTAAGCCCTCTGAGAAGATATGGATGGACATACTTCAATCGGCCCCGTTTACTTAGGTTGGGTCCTGGGCAGATTCCATAAATGTTCATTTCCCTCATATAACGGCGGGTACGCTTCTTGTTGATGTTTATGCCATGATCCCTATGAAGGATATGCGTCATACGCCGATACCCAAGTGAAGAGTCTCTCGTATAGATTTCATCAATAAGCCATTTAATACGGTATTCTTCGCTGCGATCAGGTTCGTGCGGCTGATAGTAAAGCGTACTCCGATTAAGCCCTAGCAACTGGCACTGTCGAGTAATGGTCAGCTTTTTATGTTTTTTATCCACCATGCTTTGGCGGCTCTGTCGGCAGGCCGAATTGTTCAGATTTTTTTTTGAGCCAGTTACGCTCTACGGTTAACTGACCTATTTGCCTGTGAAGCTCGTCAATCTGAGCTTCATGTACCTGCTTCAATTGTTCGGTTTCATCAGCATCATCACTGAAAGCACGGTTGGCATTCTTTATGAACTCAGATTTCCAACGCGTAAGCTGATTTGGTTGGATTTCGTACTTAGCAGCGATCTCTGTCAATGTTTGTGCCTCTTTTAAGACTTCGAGGACTATTTTGGTTTTCTGTTCAGGGGTAAAAGTTCTTCT
This genomic stretch from Ruminiclostridium cellulolyticum H10 harbors:
- a CDS encoding IS3 family transposase (programmed frameshift); the protein is MKKRRTFTPEQKTKIVLEVLKEAQTLTEIAAKYEIQPNQLTRWKSEFIKNANRAFSDDADETEQLKQVHEAQIDELHRQIGQLTVERNWLKKKLNNSACRQSRQSMVDKKHKKLTITRQCQLLGLNRSTLYYQPHEPDRSEEYRIKWLIDEIYTRDSSLGYRRMTHILHRDHGININKKRTRRYMREMNIYGICPGPNLSKRGRLKYVHPYLLRGLTIDRPNQVWSVDITYCRMPKGHMYLAAIIDWHSKYIVGYELSNTMDKSLVLNLVKRTITAHGKPEIINSDQGSQFTCEDYINLLKENNIKVSMDGKGQALDNICIERFWRSLKWEKLYLEEYSTPKQLRNIIQEYIAYYNIYRPHQTLEYRTPGEVYYRTLAEKTA